The stretch of DNA GGTCAAAAAGATGCCATCGTTTGTCACTCCTAATTTGGCGGACATGGTCAAAATTGTTTTCCGTTCGTCTCAAGTTGCAGACTCTGTTCGTACGTCTGTGCTGACGGTTATGGTGGATCATATGGACGGTAGAACTTTGCTACTTACATTCTGTTCACTCTGGAAATATGCCTCCAAGCTTGACGTGATTGCAATCGGCCTTCACCTGTCTGCTATGGAGATGGTGATAGAGAAAATTGACAAAAAAACGGCAGTCAGCAATTCGGGTGCATTCGTGAAATTCCTCTTGCTAGCCCTGGAATACCGAGCTGATACTGATTTGGAAATCAACACAGTGAATAGAATTGAGGCCTCAGTTCACAAGTGTGGTCTGCAGTATgtgctcaagctgaacgacAAAACCTTTAGACCGTTATTCGCCTCGATTGTGAGGTGGGCATTCGATGGTGAAGATGTGACCACTTCGATCACCGAAACAGACAGGCATATTGCGTTTTTCAAACTTTTCAACAAGTTGCAAGAGAACCTCAAATCTATTATCACCTCCTACTACGCATACCTGGTGGACTCTGTTGAATCGCTGCTATACAAGTTGCAAAAAACCGACCAGATCAATTTGAAAAGATTGGTGTTACTCTCGTTGGCATCATCGTTCAAGTATGACCAGGATGAGTACTGGCACTCAGAAACAAGATTCACGCcaatttcagcagctctgtgCTCTCAATTCAGTACGATCGAAGACTCCATTGGGAAGTATCTGGTTAGAGCGGTGACAAGTCTCGTGCAAGCAACTAGTTCATCGGACGAGCACAACAAAACTATCAATAGTCTGCTTCTGAGCCATATGAAGGCCACTTGTAAGCCTAAGGAGAAACTCTGGGCAGTGAGgacattgaaaaatatttacaAGAAAGTCGGAGAGAGCTGGCTTGGATTGCTTCCTCAACTGGTTCCAATTGTTGCCGAATTATTGGAagatgatgatgaggaagTAGAGATGGAGGTGCGGACTGGTCTTGTGAAGGTTCTAGAGCAGACCATGGGAGAGCCTTTAGACAGATATCTCGACTAAAAAGATGCGCTAAATACACGaccaaaaaataaattgatttattttacTGACGTAAAATTCATCTAAACATTAATAAAATGCCAAAGAAGCAACTGGAAGGACTAGGATTGCATTCAAAAACAAACCCAATACTCCCCATAACACAGGATGACATTCTTGGCACGCCAACCCCGCAACCGGACGACTTGGCTAGCGTAGCCAATTCATTACAgtcctcctccacaacGTTATCATCATTTGCGAAACGACAGCAGCGCAAACTGAAGATCAAAAACCTAAAAAAGTCAATGGATTCCAGCTTCACTATTCCACGTTACTTCAAGAGGCTACTTAATGTGCGCTCGTTGGATTTCGAAACTGCTCTTTGGGAAATGCTCAATCTAATAATACAACCAAAGCGTGTTTACAAAAGCTTATATTACCAGAAGCAGACCAAAAATAAGTGGTCAAGAGACGATCCTAGCTTTGTTATtcttttgagcttcttccTTACCATCAGTGCGATCCTTTGGGGCTTGGTCTACTCTACAGACATTTTGactattttcaaattgaTCCTGTACAtggttgttgttgactTTGTCCTGGTAGGCCTGTCGGTTGCCACAGTGGGATGGATCATTGCTAACAATTTCTTTATCCAGAATCCAAACATGAATATGagttcctcctcgtccCAAAGA from Ogataea parapolymorpha DL-1 chromosome VI, whole genome shotgun sequence encodes:
- a CDS encoding Protein GMH1, producing MPKKQLEGLGLHSKTNPILPITQDDILGTPTPQPDDLASVANSLQSSSTTLSSFAKRQQRKLKIKNLKKSMDSSFTIPRYFKRLLNVRSLDFETALWEMLNLIIQPKRVYKSLYYQKQTKNKWSRDDPSFVILLSFFLTISAILWGLVYSTDILTIFKLILYMVVVDFVLVGLSVATVGWIIANNFFIQNPNMNMSSSSSQRLLNIFFPTDSMLEWAYCFDIHCNAYLIIWVCLYLVQFTLLPLLRLNNWISTLLGNTLYLASTSYYCIITFYGYNALPFLQKTEYLLMPIPVLICGWIVLTLAGFNIANYMSNAYFN